Genomic window (Megamonas funiformis):
TTTTTTATGTAAATTATTTTTTAGATAGCCATTTCCCATTGTAAATTCATAAAAATCACATAACATGGCTAAATTTTCATTTTTTGAATTCATAAAGAACTTCCTTTCAAATTTATAACAAAAATATTATAAATCCCTCTCTATTATTAATATACTTCATTTCTTTTTACAAAAATAAAAGTTATATTCCTTAATATTATATAGCAAGCTGTATTTATTTTCTACTCTTTAAATAAAAATAATCTGATTTTTACAAATACATCAATATAAATAAAAAAGAATTCCGTAATATTATAGAATTCTCTCTTATTTTCTCATATTTATTAAATATTATTTAATATTTTTAGCTTATCTAGCAAAAACACATTTGCCATTAATATAAGTTTTATTAACTTTTACCAAATGCGAGCGTAAAGCCCCTAAATTTATTTATGGGGATATAAGCTCGCTAAAAAACAATGATTCGATATCATTGTTTTTTATTGTATTATATTTTTAATAGTTATATAATACTTTTATGAAATATAAATCAAATAATAATATAGTATATTCTTGTAAATATCATGTAGTATTTTGTCCTAAATATCGTAGAAAAGTGTTGAACAATGGTGTTGATGAACGATTAAAGGAGTTGATTAATAATATTTGTCAGGAGCTTCACGTCGATTTAATCGAGATGGAAGTAATGCCAGACCATGTTCATTTGATTTTAGAAGTTGATCCACAATTTGGTATACATAAAGTTGTTAAACGAATAAAAGGAATATCTTCAAGAATACTTCGAGAAGAATTTTCATGGTTAAAATCAAGGCTACCAACATTGTGGACAAATTCATATTTTGTATCTACAGTTGGTGGAGCATCAATGTCAATTATTAAACAGTATATAGAAAGTCAAAAGCGTTCAGAATAAATAAATGATAAAAAGGCAGATGATTGTAGTGAAAACATATTGTTTTAAACTGTATAAGGCAAAAAGAAATAGAAAACTTCATAAAGTTATTAATATAGCTGGAATTATCTACAATCACTGTATTGCTTTGCATAAAAGATATTATCGTTTATTTAAAAAATCTCTTAATATCTATAAGCTTCAAAAACATTTAACTAAACTTAAGAAAATAGGTAAATTTAGCTATTTTAAAGAAGTAGGTTCGCAAGCTATTCAAGACATAACTCAAAGAATAGACCGTGCTTATAAATTGTTTTTTAGAAATTTAAAACATAAAATTCGTACAGCACCACCATCTTTTAAAAAGATACGAAAATATAAATCATTCACGCTCAAACAAGCTGGTTGGAAGCTTTTAAAGAGTAATATTATAGAAATTAATAAACAAAAATACAAATATTTTAAAAGTAGAGATATTGAAGGAATAGTTAAAACAATAACAATTAAACGTGATACTTTAGGTGATATATATCTTTATTTTGTTTGTGAAACTAACGAGAATAAAGTTTTAGCAAGAACAGGAAAAAGCGTCGGCTATGACTTTGGACTAAAACAGTTTTTAACAGCTTCAGATAATGAAGATATAAAAGCACCTTTATTTTTTAAGCAAAATGCTAATGATATAAAAAAAGCTAATAGAATTTTATCTAGAAAAAAGAAAGTTTCAAATCATCGTAGATTAGCAAAAATAGCTCTTGCTAGATTGTATAAGAAAATATCTAATCAACGTAAAGATTTTCATTTTAAATTAGCAAATAAAATTTGTAGTGAATATGCTTTAATCTGCATAGAAGATTTGAATATAAAAGGAATGCAAAAACGTTGGGGTAGAAAAATATCTGACTATGGATTTAGTGAATTTATAAAAATTCTTGAATATAAAGCGAGAGAAATTGGCTCAATAGTGCAAAAGATAGATAGATACTATCCAAGTTCGCAAATTTGCCATGTTTGTGGTACAAAAAATCCTGAAACTAAAAATTTGGCAGTTCGTGAGTGGATTTGCGCAAAGTGCAAAACCAGCCACGATAGAGATAGAAATGCTGCTATAAATATATGGAAGGTTGGGGCATCAACCTTCTTTGGAGAGATATAGTAAGACCTGCTATTTTAGTAGGCAAGTATCGTTTGTATCCAAGAATCCCCTGCCTTTAGGCATGGGGAGTATGTCAACTACAGAAGCTAAAGCCATCATAGGAAATAAAATTCCTGTAAGTGCTAAACCAATAATTGCCCAGCCAACTTGTTCACCTGATACTAAACCTATAATTGGTGGAAAAATCAAATTACCTGAACCAAAAAAGATGGCAAACATCGCAAAACCCATAACTAAAATATCTTTTTTCATATTTTTCTTCATCTATCGACCACTCCTCTTTTAAATTTTATTAATTAATTGCATTTATCTTACATCTTTATCGTATAATTATACCAAAGTTATTTATATTGTCAATGATACACTTAATATAATAAATACTCTATATTTTTTCTTTTTGTAATATATATTTGTATTTAAAATTTCATTTTTCATAACAAAATCAAGATTTTAAAACAAAAACCAAAATCATTTTTTTCAATCATCAAAAATCTAAAATAAAAATTTATGTTAAAGTTCATCATACTAATACATCTTATCTGCAAAATTATACTTGCCGTCTTCAAAATCACTAAGTATTGAAGTCCATTTTAGAAAATGATATAATTATTTTATTGTGGATATAGCCACCAGTATTAATTAGCTGGTGGCTATTCTTATCTTAGTTATTTAATTACAATTCAATTTATTTTTAGAAAGGATGTATCTTTTGTTAAATCATAAACAATTATTATATAAAATTTTACCTTATGGCTGTCAGATGAATTTTTCTGATGGTGAACGCTTCGCAGGTCAGTTAGAACGCATGGGCTATAAACCTGCCGAAAAATTAGAAAACGCTGATATTATCATCATCAATACTTGCTGTGTTCGTGAAAGTGCCGAAAAGAAAATTTACGGCAAAATTGGCGAAATCAAACATTTAAAACAACAAAAACCAGATTTAATCTTAGGTATCACTGGTTGTATGGCACAAAAAGATGGTGATGCCATCTTCAAAAAAGCTTCTCATGTAGATTTTGTCCTTGGCACAAATAAAATGTATGATTTACCTGCTGTATTAGAAGAAATTTTTGCTTCTCGTGGTCATATTGTCAAATTAGCTGGCGATTATGATATGCCACCAAATGTAGAACCAGCAGAAAACAACTCTTTATTTGCTTTCGTGCCTATTATGTATGGTTGCAATAATTTCTGTACTTATTGTATCGTTCCTTACGTTCGCGGTCGTGAACGCAGTCGTGCACCGCAAGAAATCGTTGCAGAAATAACAAAACTCGCTCAAAATGGTGTAAAAGAAGTTACTTTACTCGGTCAAAATGTTAATTCCTACGGAAAAGATAGAGATGATGCTGACTTTGCCGATTTACTTGCGATGGTAGATAAAATCGAAGGCATTGAACGTATTCGCTATATGACTTCTCATCCTCGTGATTTAACAGATAAAGTTATCGAAACTATAAAAAATAGCAAGCATATTTGTGAACATTTCCATTTACCAGTTCAATATGGTACTGACAAAATGCTCAAAGCTATGAATCGTGGTTATACTACAGCTTATTATAAAGAACTTGTAGCTAAAATCCGCAATCAATTCCCTGAAGCTAGTTTCACTACTGATTTAATCGTAGGTTTCCCTGGAGAAACAGATGAAGATTTCGCTCAAATGCTCGAATTCTTAAAAGAAATTCGCTATGACGCAGCTTATACATTCTTGTATTCCAAACGTTCTGGTACACCAGCAGCTACTATGGAAAATCAAGTTCCTCAAGGACTCAAAAAAGAACGTCTCCATAAATTAATGGACGCTCAAAATGAAATCAGCTTAGAAATAAATCAATCTTTATTAAATAAAACAGTAGAAGTTATGGTTGAAGGCCCTAGTAAAACAGATCCTAATGTCTATACAGGTCATACTCGTACAAATAAAATTATACTTTGGGATCATAAAGATGAACAAATCGGCGATTTAGTACAAGTAAAAATCACACATCCACAGACATGGGTATTAAAAGGTGAATTGGAGGCGTAAATTTTGAAACTCACTCCAATGATGCAACAGTATCAAGCTGTAAAAAATGCACACCCAGACCAAATATTATTCTTTCGTCTAGGTGATTTTTATGAAATGTTTTTGGACGATGCTATACTCGTTTCCAAAGAATTAGAACTCACATTAACTAAAAGAAGTACAGCAGGTGATGGCATTCCTATGTGTGGAGTGCCTTATCATGCTGCTGAATCTTATATCAATAAATTAGTAAATAAAGGCTATAAAGTAGCTATTTGTGAACAAATCGGCGACCCTAAAGCAAAGGGACTTACAAAACGTGAAGTCATCAAAATCATCACTCCTGGTACAGTGATGAACGAATCAGCCTTAACTAGCAGTAAAAATAATTATATAACTTTAATCTATGAAGAAAATCATGCTATTTATCTAGCTGGTGCTGATATCTCCACTGGAGAATGTTTTTATAGTATTTATGATGGCCCTGACCGTTGCCAATTATTATTTGACGAACTTTATCGCTTGATGATGCCAGAATTATTATTAATTAAGCCTTTTTCTTATGAAGGTGAATTAAAAAATTTCTTATCTCTCCGTTTAAATAATTGCTTAGTTAATGAATTAACTGAAATCACATCACAAGTCGAAGACCTCATGCTACAACATTTTGATGTGCATAATCGCCCAGATAATAAAATCGCTCACAAGGCAATCGCTACTTTACTTGAATATTTACATGAAACAGTAAAAACAGATTTAACTCATCTAAATAAATTAACTTATTTAGACTCTTCAAAATCTCTATTTATTGATACGTATACTTTGCGCAACTTAGAAATAACTCGCAATCTTCGCGATGGTGGCAAAAAAGATACATTATATGATGTTTTAGACTTCACCAAAACAGCTATGGGTAGCCGTCTTTTACGTAAATGGCTAGAATATCCATTACTTAGCCCTAAAAAGATAAATGACCGCTTAGATGCTGTAGCTAATCTTGTATCTAATTTTTCCTTGCGTAATAATCTTCGTGAACAATTAAAAGAAATCTATGACTTTGAAAGATTATTGACTCGTATGGAAGTCGGCACAGCTAATGCCCGCGATATGAATGCCCTAAAATCTTCATTATATGTATTGCCTGCCATAAAAAAATCCTTATCTAAAGCCACTGCTAAATTATTAGCAAACATTCATCAAAAGATTTCTACTTATGATGATTTAGTAGTTTTAATCGATAAAGCAATTGTTGAAGACCCTAGCTTTTCTATCCGTGAAGGTGGCTTCATCAAAGATGGTTACAATCAAGAATTAGATGAATATCGCAATATCGCTAAAAACAGTAAACGTCTTTTACAGCAAATGGAAGAAGACGAAAAAAATAAAACTGGTATCAAATCTTTAAAAATCGGTTATAACAAAGTATTTGGCTATTATATCGAAGTCCGCCATAGCTCCACAGAGATGGTACCTGAAAATTATATTCGTAAACAGACTTTAGCCAATGCTGAACGCTATATCACACCAGAACTCAAAGAATTTGAAACTAAAATTCTCGGTGCACAAGAAAAAATTGTTCAATTAGAATATAACCTCTTTACAGAACTTCGCGATATCTTAAAAACCCAAATAAGCTCTATTCAAAATACTGCTCATGAAATAGCTATTTTAGACGTTTTAGTAAGCTTAGCTCAAGCAGGTGATGAATATAATTACATTCGTCCAAAATTATTAGATGATGGCACTATCCATATCAAAGATGGAAGACATCCTCTTGTTGAACGCATTTTAAATCGAGATTTATTCGTGCCAAATGATACCCATTTGGATAATGCTCAAAATGAAATCATGATTATCACTGGCCCTAACATGGCTGGTAAATCAACATATATGCGACAATCTGCTCTACTCACATTGATGACACAAGTAGGTTCTTTCATACCTGCTCGTGAAGCTTCCATTTCCCCTGTGGATAAAATTTTTACACGTATAGGTGCTAGCGACGATTTAGTCAGCGGACAAAGTACTTTCATGGTAGAAATGAATGAAGTATCTCATATTCTAAAATACGCTACAAATAAAAGTCTTGTCATTTTAGATGAAATTGGACGCGGTACAAGTACGTACGATGGTATGAGTATTGCTCGTGCTGTTATTGAACATATACGCGACCATATTGGAGCTAAAACTCTATTTGCTACGCATTACCATGAACTAACTGACTTAGAAGATGATGTTCATGTAAAAAATTATTGTATTGCCGTAAAAGAAAAAGGCTCTGATGTAACCTTCTTACGTCGCATTATTCGCGGTAGTGCTGATAAATCATATGGTATTCATGTTGCTAAATTAGCTGGATTACCTCAAGAAGTCGTCAAACGTGCGGAAACAATTCTCATTGATTTAGAAAATACAGCTCCGACTAAAGAAAAAACTATTATTTCTAAAGAAATTTCTGACGAAAACAATATAGATACTACACTAAAACAAGATACAGCTATCACAAATGACACTTCCCAAGAAGTAAATTATCTTCAAGATAATCAAGATGATACTGAAATAGCTGATTATCAAGAAAAAACACCAACTTTAACTGCTAGTCCAACTAAAAAATTGAAATTCATGCAAGTAGCAGAAATGCCAACTTTATTCGGCGTAAGCATAAGCACTCAATTAAAAGAATTAGATTTAATGAGTATGACACCACTAGACGCCATGAATAAATTATACGAATTGCAACAACAGGCAAAACAAGAGGAGTGATATTATGACCTCTATTCATATTTTAGATGATATCACTGTCGATAAAATAGCAGCTGGTGAAGTTGTCGAGCGACCAGCTTCTGTAATTAAAGAACTTGTAGAAAATTCCATAGATGCTCATGCGGATAAAATCGAAGTAGAAATCTTAGCTGGTGGAACATCTTTTATGCGAGTTACAGATAATGGCGATGGCATGGATAATCAAAATGCTAGATTAGCTATCTTGCGTCATGCTACTAGTAAAATCAAACAAGTAGATGACTTGATGTCTATAGATACTTTAGGTTTCCGTGGAGAAGCCTTGCCATCTATCGCTGCTGTATCAAGATTTAATTTGATTACACGTCGCCCTCAAGATGATTTAGGCACTACTATAAAATTAACAGGTGGTCACATTGATGAAATTGAAGATATGGGTTGTAATATCGGTACTACTATCAAAGTAGAAGATTTATTTTTCAATGTACCTGCTCGTAAAAAATTTCTCAAAACCACTACCACAGAAGCAAATAAAATAAATGATTTTATCATAAAATTAGCTTTATCTAAACCTAATATTGCTTTTAAATTGATTAATAATAATAAAATAGCTATCACTACCCCAGGCAATGGCTCTCTATATGATGCTATTGAATGTATCTATGGTACTAAAGTCAGCGAAGAATTATTGCCCATCGAAGCGATAACTGACGATATCAAAGTAACAGGCTTCATTTCTAAACCTGCTATTATCCGCAGTTCTCGCTCTTGGCAAACATTCGTCATCAATGGTCGCGTGGTCAATAGTAGAATTATTTCCAAAGCAATCGACAATGCTTACCATTCATTACTGCCAAAATCTGGATATCCATTTGTTATTTTAAATATCGAAATCAATAAACGAACCATTGATATCAATGTACATCCTCAAAAAGCGGAAATAAAATTTGAAGATGAATCCTTATTATTCAAGACTATATACCATGCCGTCTTAGAAGCTGTAAAACCTAATGATAATCAAGCTTTAAGTGATTTTGCTATTCCGGTAACAGATAAAGCATTGCATATTGAAAAAACAGTGCCTGAACAAATCAATATGGATTTATCAGAAAATATGCCATCTACTTCTGCAAATTCATTTAAACAAAATTCAATTAACCATATATCATCATTAAAAAATAATACAACTCCTTCAACAACAGATTTAAATAAATTTCGCCAAGCAAGAGAAACACTTCACCCTAATTTATCTAATCATCACAGCAATACTATTCAAGAAACCGCCATTCAAGATTACCAAACAAATACTACCACAAAGCCTCAAACAGATATAAATATTTCATCTAAAGAAAACTTAACAAATTGTCAAAATTCTACTCAACTATTAAAAGAAGCTGTCAACCTAACTCCAATTGGGCAAATTGATGATTGCTTCATTGTTGCTCAAGGCCCTAATGGAGGAATGTACATCATTGACCAACATGCAGCACATGAACGCATTTTATACGATAAATTTGCTAAACAAACTGAGCGAATCCCTGTTCAACCATTATTAATGCATTTATTTTTAGATGTAAATAATAGTGAATTAACTCTAATCGAAGAAAATCAACAAATTTTATATGATTTAGGCTTTAACGTGGAATTAGCAGGACAAAATCAAATCCGTTTAAAAGAAGTTCCCGCTGATATAAAACCGCAAGAAAGTGAAGATATTTTCCGCGAAATTTTAATTTCACTTTCTCAGTTGCACACACCTACTCCTCAAGAAATCCGTCATTCTTGCTTAGCTATGACAGCTTGCAAAGCAGCTATCAAAGCAGGCGATGTCTTAAATATCACACAGATGAAGATAATCTTAAATGAACTTGCTCAAACAACTTTACCATACACTTGCCCACACGGCAGACCAACTATTATAAAATTTAGTACTTATGATTTGGAAAAGATGTTTAAACGAGTACAATAATAAAAAAAGAAAAAGATAGGCAAATTTGTCTATCTTTTTCTCTAATAATATTTATATACTACATATAATATACTCATTGTGCTAGTTCATTTTTTATTGTATAAACTAATAAACATTGTTCCAATCTTAATCGAAATTCTAAAATAGATTGTACTCTTATTCTTTCTATATCAAATAAATTTACTAATTTAGAAAATACTGTCTCTATATATTTCCTTTTCTTTTTTAGAAATTTACTATTTTCTTGTTTCTTTTCTTTCATATTTTTTCTTGATGGTGTCCAAAACCATATTCCTTCTTTTTCCAATTTCTTTTTTAATTTATTACTTAGATATCCTTGGTCTGCTAAAATATATTGACATCTATATTGTCTTAACAAATCTTCTACCATTTTTATATCATGTTTAGATGCTTTACTCAATGTATATGCCCAAATGTGTCCATCACTTCCTACTTCAAAGCTACCTTTCAATCCATAATAATATTGCTTTTTAGTGGCATTATAGCCAATATCTGCATAATCTGTAAGTACTTTACATCTTTTATTACGAATAGGTTGACATAATGGTAGTGGTAAACTGTCAATAATTGTGTATTTAGGATTATTTGAATGTTGTTTTAATATACCAATACGTATCCATTGCAAAAAACAAAAAGCATTATTGCAAATACGATTAAAACGTGAACGCTCAGGAAGAGAAGATTTAGGAAAAATATTATTTTGCAAAAAGTAATAAAAACGAAGCTGAGTAGTAATTTTAAGCTCAACTTGCCAACAAAGTAAAGAAATAACAAGGACATCATCTAATTTACAGTGCTGAATATTTCTGCGATGGCGAATAGAAGAAGGAACATATTTTTGGTATAAAGGTTGAATAAATTTGTACCAATTTAATAAATGGGATTGAAATTTTAAAGTATTTAGCTTACAATGAGATTGGTTCAACATTAGATACACTTCTTTGTGATGAAATACTTAGAAATGTACTCTTGTTGAACTTTTTTTGCAAGTAAAAATTTTAACTAGCACAATACGTATTATTATATATTATGGTTTAGTACCTGCTGTAATAACTAAAATCAAATTCATTTTGACAATTATTATTTGTAGTATATATACTAGATACGTTGCTATCTCCAGACCGGCAACGGGAGGAGGTGTTTCAGATGGAAAATTTATTAGTATCTTTCATGGTGTCTGTTATGGCAAGTGTCGCTTCGTATTACATTTGTAAATGGATTGACGGACGCAAATAGCAATAATCCTGACCGCTTTGGCGTTAGCGGTATATAAAATTTATCGCAAGAGGCTTTATGATGTTGCCGCATCATAAAGCCTCGTTTTTTTATAAAAAAATACCGTGAAGTTGCCGCTTCACAGTATTTTTGTTCCAGATGGAAATACATCTATTAGTATCTTTGTATTTATATTATATCATTTTATATTAGTTTTTCAATAGATTAAACATCTTTTTTTCTTCTGGACAATCCATTTTCTGCTGATAAATGTTGAACACAATTCATACTAACGTTATGCCTATGTGCGACATCCTCATTAGAATACAGAAATTTTTCGCTATAGTATAGCGTTTTTTTTTATAAATCGTCTAAAAATGTGGCATTTTAGGTGTTCTATAAATTGGGTTGCTCTGTAACTATACCAGCTTTGATATTTTCAACTTCTTATTTTTCGGCTAATAGATAATGAAAATATTTTCATACAGTTTTAACAAAATATAATAACTGTCTATATAATATATACGTTGCTATCTCCATACCGGCAACGTAATCGGTAATTACCTAAGCAAATGGATTGATAGACAACATAAATAGCAATAATCCTAACCGCTTTGGCGTTAGCGGTATATAAATTTATTGCAAGAGGTTCATGATGCTGCAACATTATGAGCCTCGTTTTTTGTCTCCTATGGACTAATCTAATATTATCTTTAGTATCTATATTATATGATAGATTGTATAATGAAGTGCGACACCTAGAAAAATAAAAAACTCATTATGAATTTTCGTGTAAAATAAAGTTACCACACAAAACCTACACGAAAGGAAAATTCATAATGAGCTATCATCATCTTACCATATCTGAACGTATTCGTATAGAGGTTCTTTCTATATTAGGTTATTCTACTCGTTTTATTGCTAAATTTTTGCAGCACCAAACTTTTTAACTAAAAAATTAATCAATTTCGGTGATGCTCACAAGGAACAAACAGATTTATATCTTGCTAATATAAAACAAGATAAATTTTACAAAAAAGATTCATTTATCATCATTACATGGCTTTTATTTTATCCACTAGGTATCTTCTTAATGTATAAATATAGTCTCAAGCTAAGAAAATTTAGACATTTATTTAATATCGTACCTTTAATTGTAATTGCTCTAGCTAACAAAACCATAGCTATGATTTTAGGTTTATGTATACCTTTTATCTTCATTCCTATTTTTACCATCAGCCTTTTTTATTGCTTAGTTAGAACAAGATATTTCATGCCTTCTTGTGCAGGTATTATTGCAAGTTGTATCGGATTTTTAGTATTTACATTCTTTCATATTTAATAATTAATAAATAAAAAAAGCTATTTGAGCATATATCCATTTTTTAGGATAATCTCAAATAGCTTTTTTATTAATCTTTAATCATTTTATTTATCAGTCATCATTGCCAAACATAGCCATAATCATCTGTAAAAGTCTTAAAATCTCAATATAGAGCCATACAAGAGTTAAGAGTAAACCAAAAGCACAGAAGTATTCATAGTACTTCGGAGCCCCATAAGCTACAGCTTGTTCAATATTATCAAAGTCTAAGAGCAAATTAAATGCTGCTACACCTGCGATAATAAAGCCAATCGCTATACCAAAAATACCACTTGTTGGCATCATATGGAAACCGAATAAACTTGCAATGATATTCACGAAATAGAAAATCGCTACAGCACCTGTCATGGAAATAATCACAGAACGTACTGTTTCTGTAACTTTTATAATACGTGTTTTCCATAAAACAAGCATTAAAATCATTGTAGCCAAAGTAATTCCTACTGCAATAGCAGAAATACCAAAATACATTCTTTCAAATTGAGCAGAAATAATACCAAGCACTGCACCTTCAAAAACAGCATAGCCAGGTGTTGTCATTGGTGCTAAATGTGGTTTAAAGCAAGTAACAAGCGTTAAAACTACACCCACAATCATACCTAATATCAATACACCATAAGCAGCTGGGCTATTGGCTAAAAATACACCTGAAGCAATTGCTGATGCAATAGTAACAAGTGTCAAACCAAATGCCTTTGTAATCGTGCCTTTCAAAGTGGCAGGAGAATCTACATATTCCGTAGACGCCTTGCCTATTATTTTCATAGCTGGATTTGCCATTAAAATCCTCTCCTTAAACATACATAAATTCTTTCTTTTTATTATATCATACTATTTTATAGTAGAATAGGTAAGATTTATTAAATCTATATTAAATTTAAATCAAAAATTCATGCATATCTATTCAGGAAAATTATATATTAGTTAAGTATCTTTAGATATACTCAAAATTTTAACTTATAGTTTTTGTACTACTTCTAACAATCAATTTAGGTTCTAAAATAATGATTTTACTATCTATATTTTCTTCACTATTTACTAATTGATTAATTACTTCTGTTGCCTTTTGCCCAATTGCATCTATCGGTTGACGAACTGTTGTCAAAGGAACTTCTAATAATGACGCAAAAGCAATATCATCATAACCCACAATAGAAATATCTCTAGGTACTATTAAATTATGTTCTTTAATACTAGCTAATGCCCCCATAGCTGAGAAATCATTTGCTGCAAATATTGCTGTTATATTTTTCGCTAATAAATTATCACAGCCTATTTTCCCTTTTTCAAAAGAATAATCACCTTCAAAAATTAGATTTTCATCTATTTTTATACCATTATCCTTCAATGCTTGTTTATAGCCTGCTAGTCTTTGTCGTGCATCATCTAAAATTAAAGGTCCAGTTATACAGCCTATTTTTTTATGCCCTAATTTTATCAAATGTTCTGTCGCTAAATATGCACCTTGCAAATGGTCAACACTGATTTTATATTTGCCAATATCAAACATATCACGGTCAATTAGACAATATGGTATCTTATTATCCTCTAAAAAATTTATGCTTTCTTCAACTTCTTTTTCCGTGCTATTAGCTGCCATACTCAAAAAGATACCATCGACCATATAATCACAGAGCATTTTTAAATGCTTTAATTCTTGTTTATGATTATTATCTGAATTACAAATCAATAAATTCCAGTCATATTTATGACATTCATCTTCTAAAACTTTAGCTGTATATGAAAAAAACTGATTTCTAATATCCGGTAATACAAAACCAATGATATTGCTTTGCTTTTTTACTAAGCCTACAGCCATCTTATTTGGTCTATATCCCATTTCTTTTACAGCTTTAGCAATGATTAATTTTGTTTCTCGAGGAATATGATTTGCTTTATCATTTAATACCAAAGAAATTGTTGTAACTGAAAAACCTGTTTTTTGTGCTATATCCTTGATAGTAACACGTGACTTCATATTTATTCAAACCTTTATTATTTATTTATAAATATTATAGAAAAAATGTTTTTTCAGTTCAATCC
Coding sequences:
- the mutL gene encoding DNA mismatch repair endonuclease MutL; its protein translation is MTSIHILDDITVDKIAAGEVVERPASVIKELVENSIDAHADKIEVEILAGGTSFMRVTDNGDGMDNQNARLAILRHATSKIKQVDDLMSIDTLGFRGEALPSIAAVSRFNLITRRPQDDLGTTIKLTGGHIDEIEDMGCNIGTTIKVEDLFFNVPARKKFLKTTTTEANKINDFIIKLALSKPNIAFKLINNNKIAITTPGNGSLYDAIECIYGTKVSEELLPIEAITDDIKVTGFISKPAIIRSSRSWQTFVINGRVVNSRIISKAIDNAYHSLLPKSGYPFVILNIEINKRTIDINVHPQKAEIKFEDESLLFKTIYHAVLEAVKPNDNQALSDFAIPVTDKALHIEKTVPEQINMDLSENMPSTSANSFKQNSINHISSLKNNTTPSTTDLNKFRQARETLHPNLSNHHSNTIQETAIQDYQTNTTTKPQTDINISSKENLTNCQNSTQLLKEAVNLTPIGQIDDCFIVAQGPNGGMYIIDQHAAHERILYDKFAKQTERIPVQPLLMHLFLDVNNSELTLIEENQQILYDLGFNVELAGQNQIRLKEVPADIKPQESEDIFREILISLSQLHTPTPQEIRHSCLAMTACKAAIKAGDVLNITQMKIILNELAQTTLPYTCPHGRPTIIKFSTYDLEKMFKRVQ
- a CDS encoding IS982 family transposase; the encoded protein is MLNQSHCKLNTLKFQSHLLNWYKFIQPLYQKYVPSSIRHRRNIQHCKLDDVLVISLLCWQVELKITTQLRFYYFLQNNIFPKSSLPERSRFNRICNNAFCFLQWIRIGILKQHSNNPKYTIIDSLPLPLCQPIRNKRCKVLTDYADIGYNATKKQYYYGLKGSFEVGSDGHIWAYTLSKASKHDIKMVEDLLRQYRCQYILADQGYLSNKLKKKLEKEGIWFWTPSRKNMKEKKQENSKFLKKKRKYIETVFSKLVNLFDIERIRVQSILEFRLRLEQCLLVYTIKNELAQ
- a CDS encoding Bax inhibitor-1/YccA family protein, whose protein sequence is MANPAMKIIGKASTEYVDSPATLKGTITKAFGLTLVTIASAIASGVFLANSPAAYGVLILGMIVGVVLTLVTCFKPHLAPMTTPGYAVFEGAVLGIISAQFERMYFGISAIAVGITLATMILMLVLWKTRIIKVTETVRSVIISMTGAVAIFYFVNIIASLFGFHMMPTSGIFGIAIGFIIAGVAAFNLLLDFDNIEQAVAYGAPKYYEYFCAFGLLLTLVWLYIEILRLLQMIMAMFGNDD
- a CDS encoding LacI family DNA-binding transcriptional regulator, with protein sequence MKSRVTIKDIAQKTGFSVTTISLVLNDKANHIPRETKLIIAKAVKEMGYRPNKMAVGLVKKQSNIIGFVLPDIRNQFFSYTAKVLEDECHKYDWNLLICNSDNNHKQELKHLKMLCDYMVDGIFLSMAANSTEKEVEESINFLEDNKIPYCLIDRDMFDIGKYKISVDHLQGAYLATEHLIKLGHKKIGCITGPLILDDARQRLAGYKQALKDNGIKIDENLIFEGDYSFEKGKIGCDNLLAKNITAIFAANDFSAMGALASIKEHNLIVPRDISIVGYDDIAFASLLEVPLTTVRQPIDAIGQKATEVINQLVNSEENIDSKIIILEPKLIVRSSTKTIS